GTTGACACCAGATAAAAGATTGTCGGGctttacaaataaaatgaagcCCATTTTGTGAAACCAATGAGACCCAATTAAGaagggaagaaaaacaaatcagttaGTGAAAGTGAAAGGTCGTTGACCGATtccttcatcatcctcatcgttttaattttaaatcttgattctagaagaaaaagagaccATTGAGTGGTACGCACGTTCCACTTTTCTATGACAACAAACTCACAAAAACGTGagagagacaacaaaaaatgaaagtttttgGTCGCCGACCATATCACCTAAGACATAgtagagagaatgagagatagatagataaaAGCAAATCGGcaaaaactaaagttttttCCATTAAGTAGGAGTTTTGAGCGgtggtttgttttgtaatgGGTTGTATTTGTGCCACCGCCCGTTCACCAAGCGCCGCCGTTACCGATAAAGATCTATTAGATTCCAGCAAATCCATCCTTCAACTTCTCCCTCATCATCCCCCgtcgtcttcgtcttcatccAAGAAGGAAGGATCTTTCACACGTACGACTTCTTCAGCTTCTATCACCATTGTGGCTAATGGTTATCCTGTGGCACGCCGTCCTTCCACTTCATCTGATCGAAACAGCACCAAACCGGTCGTTGTTGTGGGAGCTCCGACCAGAAATCCAACAAGAAGAGTCACCGCTATACCGGTTGCACAGCCGGCACAGCAGCAGCCAGCACGTGTGATCAGCAATAAAACGGAACTCCCTGCTGCAGAATGGCCGTCTTGGCTGGCTTCTGTTGCTGGGGAGGCCATTAAAGGATGGGTTCCTCGCTGCGCAGAGTCCTTTGAGAAGTTAGACAAAGTTAGTtcatcttctctgttttctctcaaCTAAACAGTCATGATCTGTGATCCTCCAAAAATCTTGAAATAACAATTTATGTTGTGTGTATTGTTAAAGATTGGACAGGGGACTTACAGCAGCGTGTACAAAGCTAGAGACCTTGAAACGGGGAAGATTGTGGCGATGAAGAAAGTTCGGTTTGTGAACATGGATCCAGAGAGTGTTCGGTTTATGGCCAGGGAGATTCTCATTCTTCGTAAGCTTGATCACCCCAATGTTATGAAGCTAGAAGGTCTAGTTACCTCTAGACTCTCAGGTAGCCTCTACCTTGTCTTTGAGTACATGGAACACGATCTCGCAGGTCTAGCTGCAACTCCTGGAATCAAATTCTCTGAACCTCAGGTATTACATATTCTGTTTTCCTATGCACTTGAAAGATTGGAGAATTCAAGTTTTATAAAGAGTCCTACTTCGTTTTCAGATCAAGTGCTATATGCAGCAATTGTTCCGTGGGCTTGAACATTGCCACAGACGAGGAATTCTTCACCGTGATATTAAAGGCTCAAATCTCTTAATCAATAATGAAGGTGTCTTGAAGATTGGTGATTTCGGATTGGCGAATTTTTACCGAGGTGATGGAGATCTGCAGCTGACCAGTCGTGTTGTGACCTTATGGTACAGAGCACCTGAGCTGTTGCTCGGTGCCACTGAGTATGGACCAGCCATTGACCTGTGGAGCGCCGGCTGCATTCTCACTGAGCTCTTCGCCGGAAAACCTATTATGCCAGGACGCACAGAAGTAATGAACTCTCTAACACCTCTTTAGTTTGTTAAGAACAGTTTTTGAGCTCAGGCTTTATAATTCGACGCAGCATTCATTCAAATTCTGAGACTCAGAGTCTTACTTCTTATAGACAGCTGATGAGATAATtatc
This sequence is a window from Arabidopsis thaliana chromosome 1 sequence. Protein-coding genes within it:
- a CDS encoding Protein kinase superfamily protein, translating into MGCICATARSPSAAVTDKDLLDSSKSILQLLPHHPPSSSSSSKKEGSFTRTTSSASITIVANGYPVARRPSTSSDRNSTKPVVVVGAPTRNPTRRVTAIPVAQPAQQQPARVISNKTELPAAEWPSWLASVAGEAIKGWVPRCAESFEKLDKIGQGTYSSVYKARDLETGKIVAMKKVRFVNMDPESVRFMAREILILRKLDHPNVMKLEGLVTSRLSGSLYLVFEYMEHDLAGLAATPGIKFSEPQIKCYMQQLFRGLEHCHRRGILHRDIKGSNLLINNEGVLKIGDFGLANFYRGDGDLQLTSRVVTLWYRAPELLLGATEYGPAIDLWSAGCILTELFAGKPIMPGRTEVMNSLTPL
- a CDS encoding Protein kinase superfamily protein (Protein kinase superfamily protein; FUNCTIONS IN: protein serine/threonine kinase activity, protein kinase activity, kinase activity, ATP binding; INVOLVED IN: protein amino acid phosphorylation; LOCATED IN: chloroplast; CONTAINS InterPro DOMAIN/s: Protein kinase, ATP binding site (InterPro:IPR017441), Serine/threonine-protein kinase domain (InterPro:IPR002290), Serine/threonine-protein kinase-like domain (InterPro:IPR017442), Protein kinase-like domain (InterPro:IPR011009), Serine/threonine-protein kinase, active site (InterPro:IPR008271), Protein kinase, catalytic domain (InterPro:IPR000719), Tyrosine-protein kinase, catalytic domain (InterPro:IPR020635); BEST Arabidopsis thaliana protein match is: Protein kinase superfamily protein (TAIR:AT1G33770.1); Has 35333 Blast hits to 34131 proteins in 2444 species: Archae - 798; Bacteria - 22429; Metazoa - 974; Fungi - 991; Plants - 531; Viruses - 0; Other Eukaryotes - 9610 (source: NCBI BLink).), coding for MGCICATARSPSAAVTDKDLLDSSKSILQLLPHHPPSSSSSSKKEGSFTRTTSSASITIVANGYPVARRPSTSSDRNSTKPVVVVGAPTRNPTRRVTAIPVAQPAQQQPARVISNKTELPAAEWPSWLASVAGEAIKGWVPRCAESFEKLDKIGQGTYSSVYKARDLETGKIVAMKKVRFVNMDPESVRFMAREILILRKLDHPNVMKLEGLVTSRLSGSLYLVFEYMEHDLAGLAATPGIKFSEPQIKCYMQQLFRGLEHCHRRGILHRDIKGSNLLINNEGVLKIGDFGLANFYRGDGDLQLTSRVVTLWYRAPELLLGATEYGPAIDLWSAGCILTELFAGKPIMPGRTEVEQMHKIFKLCGSPSEDYWRRATLPLATSFKPSHPYKPVLAETFNHFPSSALMLINKLLAIEPEKRGSAASTLRSEFFTTEPLPANPSNLPRYPPSKELDAKLRNEEARK
- a CDS encoding Protein kinase superfamily protein; translation: MGCICATARSPSAAVTDKDLLDSSKSILQLLPHHPPSSSSSSKKEGSFTRTTSSASITIVANGYPVARRPSTSSDRNSTKPVVVVGAPTRNPTRRVTAIPVAQPAQQQPARVISNKTELPAAEWPSWLASVAGEAIKGWVPRCAESFEKLDKIGQGTYSSVYKARDLETGKIVAMKKVRFVNMDPESVRFMAREILILRKLDHPNVMKLEGLVTSRLSGSLYLVFEYMEHDLAGLAATPGIKFSEPQIKCYMQQLFRGLEHCHRRGILHRDIKGSNLLINNEGVLKIGDFGLANFYRGDGDLQLTSRVVTLWYRAPELLLGATEYGPAIDLWSAGCILTELFAGKPIMPGRTEVEQMHKIFKLCGSPSEDYWRRATLPLATSFKPSHPYKPVLAETFNHFPSSALMLINKLLAIEPEKRGSAASTLRSEVIDRY
- a CDS encoding Protein kinase superfamily protein (Protein kinase superfamily protein; FUNCTIONS IN: protein serine/threonine kinase activity, protein kinase activity, kinase activity, ATP binding; INVOLVED IN: protein amino acid phosphorylation, N-terminal protein myristoylation; LOCATED IN: chloroplast; CONTAINS InterPro DOMAIN/s: Protein kinase, ATP binding site (InterPro:IPR017441), Protein kinase, catalytic domain (InterPro:IPR000719), Serine/threonine-protein kinase domain (InterPro:IPR002290), Serine/threonine-protein kinase-like domain (InterPro:IPR017442), Protein kinase-like domain (InterPro:IPR011009), Serine/threonine-protein kinase, active site (InterPro:IPR008271); BEST Arabidopsis thaliana protein match is: Protein kinase superfamily protein (TAIR:AT1G33770.1); Has 124162 Blast hits to 122846 proteins in 4565 species: Archae - 95; Bacteria - 14009; Metazoa - 46727; Fungi - 12540; Plants - 30579; Viruses - 427; Other Eukaryotes - 19785 (source: NCBI BLink).), whose amino-acid sequence is MGCICATARSPSAAVTDKDLLDSSKSILQLLPHHPPSSSSSSKKEGSFTRTTSSASITIVANGYPVARRPSTSSDRNSTKPVVVVGAPTRNPTRRVTAIPVAQPAQQQPARVISNKTELPAAEWPSWLASVAGEAIKGWVPRCAESFEKLDKIGQGTYSSVYKARDLETGKIVAMKKVRFVNMDPESVRFMAREILILRKLDHPNVMKLEGLVTSRLSGSLYLVFEYMEHDLAGLAATPGIKFSEPQIKCYMQQLFRGLEHCHRRGILHRDIKGSNLLINNEGVLKIGDFGLANFYRGDGDLQLTSRVVTLWYRAPELLLGATEYGPAIDLWSAGCILTELFAGKPIMPGRTEVEQMHKIFKLCGSPSEDYWRRATLPLATSFKPSHPYKPVLAETFNHFPSSALMLINKLLAIEPEKRGSAASTLRSEFFTTEPLPANPSNLPRYPPSKELDAKLRNEEARKLRAEGNKRRGGETVTRGRPKDLKTAQTPEFMAAGQSKVTCISHKFKTDEEGGTGFRIEPPRRGIQQNGKAHASSMVHPTVADTEWNGGGSIKRQTNAEMKSRTSQTGDLSGESYRRDPNRDYSTGNAPRKNRINYSGPLMPPGGNLEDLLKEHEKQIQQAVRKARVEKSASRKNQALTGQQQQQRYTGRNAR